A stretch of Tripterygium wilfordii isolate XIE 37 chromosome 11, ASM1340144v1, whole genome shotgun sequence DNA encodes these proteins:
- the LOC120009899 gene encoding SAGA-associated factor 29 homolog B-like isoform X1: MSSPDIVAILESSRELDRIRKDQEEVLVEINKMHKKLQATPEVVEKPGDTSLAKLKHLYTQAKDLSETEVNISTALLSQLDALLPSGPPGQQRKRIVAEGGNEQKRKRMKTDSDISRLSPSIRSQLEAWANLKGEQVAARVTGDNSEKDEWFVVKVIHFHKDMKEFEVLDEEPGDEEEGSGQRKYHLPMSRIIPFPKRNDPSTAPDFPPGRQVLAVYPGTTALYKATVVSPPRRRKTDDYLLEFDDDEEDGKMPQRTVPFHKVVALPEGHRQ; this comes from the exons ATGTCATCTCCAGACATTGTTGCAATCTTGGAGAGCTCTAGGGAACTCGATCGAATAAGGAAAGATCAAGAGGAGGTGCTAGTCGAGATAAACAAGATGCACAAGAAGCTCCAAGCAA CTCCTGAGGTGGTTGAGAAGCCTGGAGATACTTCATTAGCGAAGCTAAAGCATCTGTATACTCAGGCAAAAGACCTTTCAGAAACTGAAGTAAA TATTTCCACTGCATTGCTGAGTCAACTGGATGCTTTGCTTCCATCTGGACCTCCAGGGCAACAACGAAAGAGGATAG TTGCAGAAGGTGGGAATgaacagaaaaggaaaagaatgaaGACTGATTCAGATATCTCAAGGCTCTCTCCATCAATACGAAGTCAGCTTGAGGCCTGGGCTAATCTAAAGGGTGAACAG GTAGCGGCTAGAGTTACGGGAGATAATTCtgaaaaggatgagtggttCGTTGTAAAAGTGATACATTTTCATAAGGATATGAAAGA ATTTGAAGTGCTTGATGAGGAGCCAGGTGATGAAGAAGAGGGCAGTGGCCAGAG AAAATATCATCTGCCTATGTCACGCATCATACCGTTTCCAAAGCGAAATGATCCTTCCACTGCCCCAGATTTCCCTCCTGGAAGACAAGTTTTAGCTGTTTATCCAGGAACTACTGCACTTTATAAGGCAACTGTTGTTAGTCCTCCGAGGAGG AGGAAGACGGATGA TTATTTACTGGAATTCGACGATGACGAAGAAGATGGTAAAATGCCCCAGAGGACAGTACCTTTTCACAAGGTGGTTGCCCTGCCAGAAGGTCATCGTCAGTGA
- the LOC120009899 gene encoding SAGA-associated factor 29 homolog A-like isoform X2 produces MSSPDIVAILESSRELDRIRKDQEEVLVEINKMHKKLQATPEVVEKPGDTSLAKLKHLYTQAKDLSETEVNISTALLSQLDALLPSGPPGQQRKRIEGGNEQKRKRMKTDSDISRLSPSIRSQLEAWANLKGEQVAARVTGDNSEKDEWFVVKVIHFHKDMKEFEVLDEEPGDEEEGSGQRKYHLPMSRIIPFPKRNDPSTAPDFPPGRQVLAVYPGTTALYKATVVSPPRRRKTDDYLLEFDDDEEDGKMPQRTVPFHKVVALPEGHRQ; encoded by the exons ATGTCATCTCCAGACATTGTTGCAATCTTGGAGAGCTCTAGGGAACTCGATCGAATAAGGAAAGATCAAGAGGAGGTGCTAGTCGAGATAAACAAGATGCACAAGAAGCTCCAAGCAA CTCCTGAGGTGGTTGAGAAGCCTGGAGATACTTCATTAGCGAAGCTAAAGCATCTGTATACTCAGGCAAAAGACCTTTCAGAAACTGAAGTAAA TATTTCCACTGCATTGCTGAGTCAACTGGATGCTTTGCTTCCATCTGGACCTCCAGGGCAACAACGAAAGAGGATAG AAGGTGGGAATgaacagaaaaggaaaagaatgaaGACTGATTCAGATATCTCAAGGCTCTCTCCATCAATACGAAGTCAGCTTGAGGCCTGGGCTAATCTAAAGGGTGAACAG GTAGCGGCTAGAGTTACGGGAGATAATTCtgaaaaggatgagtggttCGTTGTAAAAGTGATACATTTTCATAAGGATATGAAAGA ATTTGAAGTGCTTGATGAGGAGCCAGGTGATGAAGAAGAGGGCAGTGGCCAGAG AAAATATCATCTGCCTATGTCACGCATCATACCGTTTCCAAAGCGAAATGATCCTTCCACTGCCCCAGATTTCCCTCCTGGAAGACAAGTTTTAGCTGTTTATCCAGGAACTACTGCACTTTATAAGGCAACTGTTGTTAGTCCTCCGAGGAGG AGGAAGACGGATGA TTATTTACTGGAATTCGACGATGACGAAGAAGATGGTAAAATGCCCCAGAGGACAGTACCTTTTCACAAGGTGGTTGCCCTGCCAGAAGGTCATCGTCAGTGA
- the LOC120009968 gene encoding agamous-like MADS-box protein AGL81 encodes MGRPALNQRQGGGTKRKRKRNAKQSGAETSRRRAFKKRMLVLKTKACELAELCPVTVCWVCFGPDGEVVTWPENQTTVRDIIGTFQGLGEDNKCKQSYDFLRVLRDKKRKFEGEIKGRNLNKQFVGNFSREELVDLRCKLESKSQAVYNRINSLQNQIREKKGKAIKVYKFSDLLSTQTVESAQPGGDGQIGQNPLMGSSNSFHGDLFSSEKVQSHHDVAQLTQSDHDGDGQIGQNPLMGSPNTYNGDLSDLQFLLLDPEVPPLDFMNDSTMQSNEQKCEDWLSDYGYSGNEIGTTETNDDDLVPKNLDEISVGWTDDEDIDAFLNLDCPSLWSEDASNNVTSDK; translated from the coding sequence ATGGGTCGTCCTGCATTGAATCAACGGCAAGGAGGAGGGacaaagaggaagagaaagcgCAATGCCAAACAATCTGGAGCAGAGACCTCCAGAAGGCGCGCTTTCAAGAAGCGAATGTTGGTATTGAAGACGAAAGCTTGCGAGCTCGCCGAGCTCTGTCCCGTCACCGTTTGTTGGGTCTGTTTCGGACCCGACGGAGAAGTCGTTACATGGCCGGAAAATCAGACAACTGTGAGAGACATTATTGGGACGTTCCAAGGACTTGGAGAGGACAATAAGTGCAAACAAAGCTACGATTTTTTGCGCGTTTTGCGGGACAAAAAGAGGAAGTTTGAAGGAGAAATCAAGGGTAGGAATTTGAACAAACAGTTTGTGGGCAATTTTTCTAGAGAGGAATTGGTTGATTTGAGATGTAAATTGGAGTCCAAATCTCAAGCTGTGTATAATAGGATTAATTCGCTTCAAAACCAGATCAGGGAAAAGAAGGGGAAAGCTATTAAAGTGTACAAATTTAGCGATTTGCTTAGTACCCAAACAGTAGAATCAGCTCAACCTGGTGGTGATGGACAAATTGGGCAAAACCCATTAATGGGCTCTTCTAATTCCTTCCATGGTGATTTATTTAGTTCAGAAAAGGTGCAATCACATCATGATGTAGCACAATTAACTCAATCTGATCATGATGGAGATGGACAAATTGGGCAAAACCCACTAATGGGCTCGCCTAATACCTACAATGGTGATTTGTCTGATTTACAATTTCTCCTACTTGACCCAGAAGTCCCACCTCTTGATTTCATGAATGATTCTACAATGCAGTCTAATGAACAAAAGTGTGAAGATTGGTTGTCGGATTATGGTTATTCAGGGAATGAAATTGGGACAACAGAGACTAACGATGATGATTTGGTGCCCAAGAATTTGGATGAGATTTCAGTGGGTTGGACTGACGACGAAGACATTGATGCCTTCCTTAACCTTGATTGTCCATCACTATGGTCTGAAGATGCGAGTAACAATGTTACGAGCGATAAATAA
- the LOC120008943 gene encoding GDSL esterase/lipase At5g14450-like, whose product MYRTIVELAKEGLAHTGDMVFVRGIIVWILFSWVMMSVRGQEGLYGLSPCNFPAIYNFGDSNSDTGGMAAAFYPMASPSGNTFFHKPSGRGSDGRLIIDFIAKHLGLPYLSGYLDSVGTNFRHGANFATGGATIRHQNESWFLNGVSPFPLDIQTEHFNQFKSRTTDLYNQADVNECEKSRLPRPDEFSKALYTFDIGMNDIAAGYRAQMSYEEIRTTIPDIVSQLGSAIQYLHGLGARTFWIHNTAPYGCLAVTMHRVSTNPQPGYLDQIGCVKEQNEISMEFNRQLKEKVVELRGKLPNASLAYVDVYAAKYGLIGNAKQEGFADPKTICCGYHENGIDIWCGNKANVNGSEIYAGSCKDPSSVISWDGVHYSEAANHWIANHIINGSLSDPPIPLTNACQCHI is encoded by the exons ATGTATAGAACAATAGTTGAGCTAGCAAAAGAGGGTCTGGCACACACAGGAGACATGGTGTTTGTGAGAGGTATTATTGTTTGGATTTTGTTTTCATGGGTTATGATGAGTGTGAGAGGCCAAGAAGGGTTGTATGGATTATCACCCTGCAACTTCCCTGCAATTTATAATTTCGGGGATTCAAATTCAGATACTGGTGGAATGGCTGCTGCGTTTTATCCAATGGCGTCACCATCAGGCAATACTTTCTTCCATAAGCCTTCTGGCAGGGGCTCCGATGGACGCCTCATAATCGACTTCATTG CTAAACACCTGGGACTGCCTTATTTGAGTGGATATCTTGATTCAGTTGGAACCAATTTCAGACATGGTGCTAATTTTGCCACTGGGGGTGCCACCATTAGGCACCAGAATGAATCATGGTTCTTGAATGGAGTGAGCCCATTTCCTCTCGACATTCAAACTGAACATTTCAACCAATTTAAGTCAAGGACGACCGATCTTTATAACCAAG CTGATGTTAATGAATGTGAGAAAAGTAGACTCCCGAGACCTGACGAGTTCTCGAAGGCTCTTTATACATTTGATATTGGGATGAATGATATTGCTGCTGGTTATCGTGCGCAGATGAGTTATGAAGAAATTCGTACAACGATCCCCGACATTGTTAGCCAACTGGGTTCTGCCATCCAA TACCTACATGGTTTAGGGGCAAGGACATTCTGGATTCACAACACAGCACCTTATGGTTGCTTGGCAGTAACTATGCACCGCGTCAGTACTAACCCACAACCGGGCTATCTTGACCAAATTGGTTGTGTCAAAGAGCAAAACGAGATATCGATGGAGTTCAATAGACAGCTCAAGGAAAAAGTAGTAGAACTAAGAGGGAAGCTTCCGAATGCCTCGTTAGCATACGTTGATGTGTATGCCGCAAAGTATGGATTGATTGGAAATGCAAAACAAGAAGGATTTGCTGATCCGAAAACGATATGTTGTGGATACCATGAAAATGGTATAGATATTTGGTGTGGGAATAAGGCTAACGTCAATGGTTCTGAAATCTACGCGGGTTCTTGCAAAGATCCTTCGTCGGTTATTAGTTGGGATGGTGTTCATTACTCTGAAGCTGCAAATCATTGGATTGCTAATCATATAATCAATGGTTCATTGTCTGATCCACCAATTCCCCTTACAAATGCATGCCAATGCCATATATAG
- the LOC120008703 gene encoding uncharacterized protein LOC120008703: protein MDQEVNPTFIALIPKSKEAFRVSDYRPISLCNVLYKIIAKLLAVRLNNILHHIVVGNQSAFIKNRLKCISSVSYSVVINGHKSTTFFPERGIRQGDPLSPLLFVLCTEALSSRISQAETRRYNWGFPFGNGSVTRLIFQKHQCSFARIHIILLRSRFCYPLECKRRILMKDISSSLQLLVGKKKAFQFVVDKMDKKANNWNSIFLPFAAKEVMLKSILQAIPMYSMQLFKFPASLCANLDHIVRKLWWGST from the exons ATGGATCAAGAAGTAAATCCTACCTTCATCGCTCTCATCCCGAAATCCAAGGAAGCGTTTCGTGTATCTGATTATCGCCCGATAAGCCTTTGCAATGTATTGTACAAAATTATTGCCAAGCTTCTGGCAGTAAGATTAAACAATATTCTGCATCACATTGTTGTTGGAAATCAATCCGCTTTCATTAAAAACCGACTGAAGTGTATCTCCTCAGTTTCATATTCTGTAGTGATCAATGGTCATAAATCAACAACATTTTTTCCTGAGAGAGGTATCCGCCAAGGTGATCCTTTGTCCCCCCTTTTATTTGTCTTATGCACGGAGGCTTTAAGTAGTCGGATTTCTCAAGCTGAGACACGGCGGTATAATTGGGGATTCCCTTTTGGAAATGGTAGT GTCACAagattaatttttcaaaaacatcAGTGTTCTTTTGCAAGAATACACATCATTCTATTAAGGAGCAGATTTTGTTATCCATTGGAGTGCAAGAGGCGAATTCTTATGAAAGATATCTCGAGCTCCCTGCAGTTATTGGTCGGTAAAAAAAAGGCTTTCCAATTTGTGGTTGATAAGATGGACAAAAAAGCAAATAATTGGAATAGCATATTTCTTCCTTTTGCTGCAAAAGAGGTGATGTTAAAATCAATTTTGCAAGCGATTCCAATGTATTCTATGCAGCTTTTTAAATTCCCTGCTTCACTTTGCGCTAATCTGGATCATATTGTAAGGAAGTTGTGGTGGGGAAGCACATGA